The Niastella koreensis GR20-10 genome includes a window with the following:
- a CDS encoding class I SAM-dependent methyltransferase — translation MSTTGWGNFWKDQRQSFYAVMKMATGYFVSKFDKLYPLQPTDELFDYGCGPGFVADSLAGKNVQLTGADINDFFISACRKKHPTARFLLITTDVAANKKILAEALNRKQFDYILLLSIIQYFKSANDLDEVIDMLRSYLKPTGKLIIADVLDDNTSSMKDAYSLLMHCIKKGRIGAFVGFISYLLFSDYRKISKENKLLLVSEPTIRAIATRLQLQCEKVNGLTLQKSRSNYILSHAPVK, via the coding sequence ATGAGCACAACTGGCTGGGGAAATTTCTGGAAAGACCAACGGCAGTCGTTTTATGCGGTCATGAAAATGGCTACGGGTTACTTTGTATCAAAGTTTGATAAATTATACCCGCTACAGCCAACCGACGAGCTGTTTGATTATGGATGCGGTCCGGGTTTTGTGGCCGATTCCCTGGCTGGAAAAAACGTTCAATTGACCGGAGCAGATATTAATGATTTCTTTATCTCGGCATGCCGTAAAAAACATCCTACTGCCCGGTTCCTGCTAATTACTACCGATGTTGCCGCCAATAAAAAGATCCTGGCCGAAGCCCTGAACAGGAAACAATTCGATTACATCCTGCTTTTAAGCATCATTCAATATTTTAAAAGTGCGAACGACCTCGATGAGGTAATTGACATGCTTCGCAGCTATTTAAAACCAACCGGTAAACTTATCATAGCCGATGTGCTGGATGATAACACTTCTTCCATGAAGGATGCGTATTCGCTGCTGATGCATTGTATTAAGAAGGGCAGGATAGGGGCCTTTGTGGGTTTTATTTCCTACCTGTTGTTTTCAGACTACCGGAAAATTTCCAAGGAGAATAAACTGCTGTTGGTTTCCGAACCAACCATCCGCGCCATAGCCACCCGCCTTCAGTTACAGTGCGAAAAGGTGAATGGCCTCACCCTGCAAAAGTCACGCTCCAACTATATTTTGAGTCATGCGCCCGTAAAATGA